From Terriglobia bacterium, one genomic window encodes:
- a CDS encoding 3-methyl-2-oxobutanoate dehydrogenase subunit VorB, translating to MRQLMKGNDAIVNGAILAGCKAYFGYPITPASEIAETAALLFPRAGGVFLQAESEIASIQMVYGAASAGIRSMTGSSGPGISLMQEGISYLAGSELPCVIADIMRGGPGLGNIGPEQGDYFQMVKGGGHGNYRNIVLAPNSVQEMCDLTILAFDLADRYRNPAVVLADGALGQMMEAVEVPAACSPQPPKDWAVSGEATTRKNLITSIYLRHEELEQHNLKLQAKYRQLEEREVLWDEHMTKDAEFLLVGYGISSRVARATVDEARRRGMKIGLLRPITLFPFPMRRLSELAAKAKAALVVELSYGQLLEDVRLAVNGRIPVRLLGRAGGMIPTEEEVMAAIKKMENECVGNQA from the coding sequence ATGAGGCAGTTGATGAAGGGGAATGATGCGATTGTGAACGGAGCGATCCTGGCTGGCTGCAAGGCCTATTTCGGCTACCCGATCACGCCGGCGAGCGAGATTGCCGAAACGGCAGCGTTGTTGTTTCCGCGGGCTGGGGGAGTCTTTCTGCAGGCCGAAAGCGAGATCGCTTCGATCCAGATGGTGTACGGCGCAGCTTCGGCGGGCATCCGATCGATGACCGGGTCATCGGGGCCGGGGATAAGTTTGATGCAGGAAGGGATCTCCTATCTGGCCGGGTCGGAATTGCCCTGCGTGATCGCCGATATCATGCGTGGCGGGCCCGGGCTCGGCAACATCGGCCCTGAGCAGGGCGACTACTTCCAGATGGTGAAGGGAGGCGGACACGGCAACTACCGCAACATCGTTCTGGCCCCCAACAGCGTTCAGGAGATGTGTGACCTGACGATTCTCGCCTTTGATTTGGCGGATCGATATCGCAATCCCGCTGTGGTGCTTGCAGACGGCGCCCTCGGCCAGATGATGGAGGCGGTCGAGGTTCCGGCTGCCTGCAGCCCGCAGCCTCCAAAGGACTGGGCGGTTTCGGGTGAGGCGACAACCCGTAAGAATCTGATCACCTCGATCTATCTGCGCCATGAGGAGCTGGAGCAGCACAACCTGAAGCTGCAGGCGAAATACCGTCAACTCGAGGAGCGGGAAGTTTTATGGGACGAGCACATGACCAAAGACGCTGAGTTCCTCCTTGTCGGGTACGGGATTTCAAGCCGCGTGGCGCGTGCCACAGTCGACGAAGCGCGGAGGCGGGGTATGAAGATCGGCCTGTTGCGTCCGATCACCTTGTTCCCGTTCCCGATGCGACGCTTGAGCGAACTGGCGGCAAAGGCCAAGGCGGCCTTGGTTGTCGAGCTGAGTTATGGACAGCTTCTGGAAGATGTCCGACTCGCCGTCAACGGGAGGATACCCGTGAGGCTGTTGGGCCGGGCGGGGGGAATGATCCCGACCGAAGAGGAAGTCATGGCGGCCATTAAAAAGATGGAGAACGAGTGTGTGGGAAATCAAGCATAG
- a CDS encoding ferredoxin family protein, producing MGDTDRGDVQIAAHLCKGCCLCVVACPTGVLAQSRFLNRQGYYAVAYSGSGCTGCGICFYTCPEPGAITVRVRKGEEEAAKEETLPAGLATSGGGHS from the coding sequence ATGGGCGATACTGATCGGGGCGACGTCCAAATCGCTGCCCATCTCTGTAAAGGTTGCTGTCTCTGTGTAGTGGCGTGCCCGACTGGGGTTCTGGCCCAGAGTCGTTTCTTGAATCGGCAGGGTTACTATGCGGTTGCCTATTCGGGTTCAGGATGTACCGGATGCGGCATCTGCTTTTATACTTGCCCCGAGCCCGGTGCGATAACCGTGCGTGTGCGCAAGGGCGAAGAAGAGGCGGCCAAGGAGGAAACGCTGCCGGCCGGTTTGGCGACATCTGGAGGAGGTCATTCATGA
- a CDS encoding tetratricopeptide repeat protein: protein MPNRIEAPSKAKDAAGTTIVVGIICLAVGLGIGYYYGTKVGSSAAPIAASNSATSAPPQTQLMDPATFLANEASLKSMLGTNPKDLNALVQLGNLYYDNNKFSQAIEYYGKALEIDPSNVNVRTDRGSCYWSLGQADAAIAEFQKSLQVDPTHSMTLFNLGVVYLHGKNDVGEARKAWEKLLTTNPNDPRRSRIQEMLASLGTTAPEATPAAPGQTKSGSSSMDDLFKRMKK, encoded by the coding sequence ATGCCGAACAGAATAGAAGCGCCGTCGAAGGCAAAGGATGCCGCCGGCACCACGATCGTCGTGGGCATCATCTGCCTCGCCGTGGGTTTGGGAATCGGATACTATTACGGAACCAAGGTCGGATCCTCTGCAGCGCCGATTGCAGCTTCCAATTCTGCCACCTCCGCCCCGCCACAGACTCAACTGATGGATCCTGCCACCTTCCTGGCGAATGAAGCGAGCCTCAAGTCCATGCTCGGCACCAATCCCAAGGACCTGAACGCCCTCGTGCAGTTGGGAAACCTTTACTACGACAATAACAAATTCAGCCAGGCGATCGAATATTATGGCAAGGCACTGGAAATAGATCCGAGCAACGTCAACGTGAGGACCGATCGGGGATCCTGCTACTGGAGCCTGGGGCAGGCCGATGCGGCGATCGCCGAGTTTCAGAAGTCCCTCCAGGTGGACCCGACCCATTCAATGACGCTTTTCAATCTGGGAGTTGTCTATCTGCACGGAAAGAATGATGTGGGGGAGGCGCGGAAGGCGTGGGAAAAGCTTCTGACGACCAACCCGAATGATCCTCGGCGTTCCCGCATCCAGGAGATGCTGGCTTCTCTGGGCACCACAGCCCCGGAAGCGACCCCCGCAGCCCCGGGACAGACCAAATCCGGTTCCTCGAGCATGGACGACCTCTTCAAGCGCATGAAGAAGTAG
- a CDS encoding 2-oxoacid:acceptor oxidoreductase family protein produces MWEIKHSKPETFYDRFDRKGGDLEVTHYCPGCGHGVLHKLIAEAIEDLGIQDRTILVSPVGCSVFAYYYLDVGNVQAAHGRAPAVATGIKRVRPNSIVISYQGDGDLAAIGGNEILHAANRGENITVFFVNNGIYGMTGGQMAPTTPVGQRTTTSPYGRSLANEGYPMKICELLSALEAPAYIERVALTDAKHTMKVRKAVRRALQCQIEGRGFSLVEVLSACPTGWKATPEEATHWVEKNLVPLFPLKLYKERTGDGVGNTPKVEAKAEKKVLHEVGSAGIVTPKRGALASGALADVSMKISGFGGQGILFAGIALAEAGMREGLQVSWIPSYGPEMRGGTAHCHVRLSRHSIASPMINRPSTLIAFNEPSVDKFLDELLPGGLMMVNSSMVTTKPARTDIRIIEVPVTDTAKDMGNPKVANMVMLGAYLQLTRAVEDESVLAALAEHGLRGDLVELNRKALQAGRALIR; encoded by the coding sequence GTGTGGGAAATCAAGCATAGCAAACCTGAGACATTCTACGATCGTTTCGACCGCAAGGGTGGCGACCTGGAGGTCACGCACTACTGCCCGGGCTGCGGTCATGGTGTATTGCACAAGCTGATCGCCGAGGCAATTGAAGACCTCGGGATTCAGGATCGAACCATCCTGGTGAGTCCGGTCGGATGCTCGGTCTTCGCCTACTACTATCTCGACGTCGGCAATGTGCAGGCGGCCCACGGCCGTGCGCCGGCGGTAGCCACCGGCATCAAGCGGGTGCGTCCGAACAGCATCGTCATCTCGTATCAGGGGGATGGTGATCTGGCTGCGATCGGGGGCAACGAGATTCTGCATGCGGCCAACCGGGGCGAGAACATCACCGTTTTCTTCGTCAACAACGGCATCTATGGCATGACGGGAGGTCAGATGGCCCCGACCACTCCTGTGGGCCAGCGAACAACGACTTCTCCTTACGGCCGCTCTCTCGCGAATGAGGGCTACCCGATGAAGATATGCGAGTTGCTCTCGGCCCTGGAGGCTCCTGCCTACATCGAGCGCGTCGCCCTCACCGATGCCAAGCACACCATGAAGGTGCGTAAGGCCGTGAGGCGTGCTCTCCAGTGCCAGATCGAGGGTCGCGGTTTTTCGCTTGTTGAGGTGCTGTCGGCGTGCCCGACCGGCTGGAAGGCAACGCCCGAAGAAGCCACGCACTGGGTGGAGAAAAACCTGGTGCCTCTGTTCCCGCTGAAGCTGTACAAAGAACGCACCGGCGACGGCGTCGGGAACACCCCCAAGGTTGAAGCCAAGGCCGAGAAAAAAGTCCTGCACGAGGTCGGATCTGCCGGAATCGTGACCCCAAAGCGCGGCGCCCTCGCCAGCGGCGCGCTCGCGGATGTTTCCATGAAGATCAGCGGGTTCGGCGGCCAGGGAATCCTCTTTGCAGGAATCGCCTTGGCGGAAGCTGGAATGCGAGAGGGTCTCCAGGTTTCCTGGATTCCCTCCTATGGCCCCGAAATGCGCGGGGGCACAGCCCATTGCCACGTAAGGCTCTCGCGCCATAGCATTGCCTCCCCCATGATCAACCGGCCTTCGACGCTGATCGCGTTCAACGAACCATCCGTGGATAAGTTCCTGGATGAGCTTTTGCCGGGCGGATTGATGATGGTGAACTCGTCCATGGTAACCACAAAGCCCGCACGGACGGATATCCGGATTATCGAAGTTCCGGTAACGGATACGGCGAAGGACATGGGAAATCCGAAGGTCGCCAACATGGTCATGCTGGGAGCCTACCTCCAGTTGACACGGGCCGTTGAGGATGAGTCGGTTCTGGCAGCACTGGCAGAGCACGGCTTGCGAGGCGATCTGGTTGAGCTCAATCGGAAAGCGCTCCAGGCCGGTCGTGCGCTGATCCGTTGA
- a CDS encoding response regulator — translation MMMTSADKSILVVEDEKLLSWSLAKSLAKWGFDVHPAFTGAEAMAQLEKSGFDVILLDYQLPDLDGLHVARCIRKAQPAAIIFLVTAFQLNELAVDEGLIDAYFNKPLDFQQLHQALVNIPQWSGDSRKASGSQSRI, via the coding sequence GTGATGATGACAAGCGCAGATAAGAGCATTCTAGTTGTGGAAGACGAGAAGCTTTTGAGCTGGTCGCTCGCGAAGTCGCTTGCCAAATGGGGCTTCGATGTCCATCCCGCATTTACGGGCGCCGAAGCCATGGCGCAGCTCGAGAAATCCGGATTTGACGTTATTCTGCTCGATTACCAGCTGCCCGATCTGGATGGCTTGCATGTGGCCCGTTGCATTCGGAAGGCGCAGCCCGCTGCCATCATTTTCCTTGTGACGGCCTTTCAGCTTAACGAGCTTGCTGTGGATGAAGGGCTGATTGACGCCTATTTTAACAAGCCGCTTGATTTTCAGCAGCTGCATCAGGCCTTGGTGAATATCCCGCAGTGGTCCGGGGATTCCAGGAAGGCGAGTGGGTCGCAGTCCCGGATCTAG